From the genome of Cedecea lapagei, one region includes:
- a CDS encoding metal ABC transporter substrate-binding protein: MKRLGIGIALALALSSQMAAAKTLNVVASFTVLADMAKQVGGDHVKVTSLVGPDGDPHSFEPSPKDSVALRNADVVIVSGLGMEGWMDRLVTASGYKGKVIVASQGITTRSMEEDGKSITDPHAWNSAANGATYAENITAALAAADPQDAAAIRKSGDSYAARLKQLDSWAKKRFADVPQSHRKVLTSHDAFGYFGEAYGVTFLAPVGFSTEAQASASDVASLIKQLKDEHISTYFIENQTDPRLVKQIAGATGAKPGGELYPEALSGPGGPASTYEMAFKHNVNTIANSMK, encoded by the coding sequence ATGAAACGTTTAGGGATTGGTATTGCGCTGGCTCTGGCGCTTTCCAGCCAGATGGCTGCGGCTAAGACGCTGAATGTGGTGGCAAGTTTCACCGTACTGGCGGATATGGCAAAACAGGTTGGCGGCGACCATGTGAAGGTCACAAGCCTGGTTGGGCCGGATGGTGACCCGCATAGCTTTGAGCCGTCACCCAAAGACAGCGTGGCGTTGCGTAACGCGGACGTCGTGATCGTTAGCGGGCTCGGCATGGAAGGGTGGATGGATCGCCTGGTGACCGCATCAGGCTATAAAGGGAAAGTTATTGTCGCTTCACAGGGGATCACTACCCGCAGTATGGAAGAAGATGGCAAATCGATTACCGATCCACATGCGTGGAACAGTGCGGCAAACGGGGCAACCTACGCGGAAAATATCACCGCGGCGCTGGCTGCAGCCGACCCACAGGATGCAGCGGCAATCCGCAAAAGCGGTGATAGCTACGCGGCACGCCTGAAGCAGCTCGACAGCTGGGCGAAAAAACGCTTTGCAGATGTCCCTCAGTCACACCGTAAGGTCCTTACCAGCCACGATGCGTTCGGCTATTTCGGTGAAGCTTATGGCGTGACCTTCCTGGCACCGGTGGGCTTTTCAACCGAAGCCCAGGCCAGCGCCAGCGACGTTGCCTCTCTAATCAAACAGCTGAAAGATGAACATATCTCTACCTACTTCATCGAAAATCAGACCGATCCGCGTCTGGTGAAGCAAATTGCCGGCGCGACCGGTGCTAAGCCCGGCGGTGAGCTCTATCCTGAGGCGCTTTCCGGCCCAGGTGGCCCGGCAAGTACCTACGAAATGGCGTTCAAGCACAACGTGAACACCATTGCCAACAGCATGAAATAG
- a CDS encoding metal ABC transporter permease gives MIYHLFIEPFVAYGFMRRALVACLALSLSTVPLGIFLLLRRMSLVGDALSHAILPGVAVGYLVAGMSLVAMGIGGFIAGVLVALLSGWVSARTPLKEDASFAGFYLGSLALGVTLISLRGSSVDLLHLLFGSILAVDGEAIKFVGLIASGTLVALALLYRGLVMESFDRSFLQVNNKRLPSLIHGTFLALLVLNLVAGFQILGTLMSVGLMMLPAIAARCWAKTLPGSILLAVLCGLICAWLGLVWSFYASLPAGPAIVLTASVAFFISILFGPRSVLAGSLLRRKLAIIKGVK, from the coding sequence ATGATTTATCATCTCTTTATTGAGCCTTTTGTGGCCTATGGTTTTATGCGTCGGGCGCTGGTGGCCTGCCTGGCGCTTTCCCTGAGTACCGTTCCGCTTGGCATTTTTCTTCTGCTGCGCCGCATGAGCCTGGTGGGGGATGCGCTTTCTCACGCCATTTTACCCGGCGTCGCCGTGGGGTATCTGGTTGCCGGCATGTCGCTGGTGGCGATGGGTATCGGGGGCTTTATCGCAGGCGTGCTGGTCGCTTTGCTTTCCGGCTGGGTGAGCGCCAGAACACCGCTAAAAGAAGATGCCAGCTTTGCCGGGTTCTACCTCGGTTCTCTGGCGCTCGGCGTGACGCTGATTTCTTTACGCGGCTCCAGCGTTGACCTGCTGCATTTACTGTTTGGCTCGATTCTCGCCGTGGATGGCGAGGCCATTAAGTTTGTTGGCCTGATCGCCAGCGGGACGCTGGTTGCCCTGGCGTTGCTTTATCGCGGGCTGGTGATGGAATCCTTTGACCGCAGTTTTTTGCAGGTTAACAACAAGCGGCTGCCGTCGCTGATCCACGGCACGTTTCTGGCGCTGCTGGTGCTGAACCTGGTGGCCGGTTTCCAGATCCTCGGCACATTAATGTCCGTTGGCCTCATGATGCTGCCTGCGATCGCCGCGCGCTGCTGGGCTAAGACGCTGCCGGGCTCGATTCTCCTTGCCGTACTGTGTGGGCTTATTTGTGCCTGGTTAGGGCTGGTGTGGTCTTTCTACGCCTCGTTACCCGCCGGGCCGGCCATTGTGCTTACGGCGAGCGTCGCATTCTTTATCTCAATACTTTTCGGACCGCGCAGCGTGCTTGCAGGGAGCCTGCTGCGTAGGAAATTGGCAATCATAAAGGGGGTTAAATGA
- the pncC gene encoding nicotinamide-nucleotide amidase: MTDSALFELSKQVGSALARLGATVTTAESCTGGWIAKVITDVSGSSAWFERGFVTYSNEAKHQLIGVNERTLAAYGAVSEGVVLEMAQGALAAARAHYAVSVSGIAGPDGGSDEKPVGTVWFGFADKQGRTLAKVQRFDGDRDAVRRQATEYALQSLWDDFLKNKLDTV, encoded by the coding sequence ATGACAGACAGCGCATTGTTTGAGCTAAGCAAGCAGGTCGGAAGCGCCCTTGCTCGGCTTGGGGCCACCGTGACCACCGCAGAGTCCTGTACCGGCGGCTGGATAGCGAAAGTCATTACCGACGTGTCGGGGAGTTCCGCCTGGTTTGAGCGGGGCTTTGTGACCTACAGCAATGAGGCCAAGCATCAGCTGATCGGCGTGAATGAGCGGACGCTGGCAGCCTATGGCGCCGTCAGCGAGGGCGTGGTGCTTGAGATGGCGCAAGGTGCGCTTGCCGCAGCGAGGGCTCATTATGCCGTGTCCGTCAGCGGTATCGCCGGGCCGGACGGCGGCAGCGATGAAAAGCCGGTCGGTACGGTGTGGTTTGGCTTCGCAGATAAGCAAGGCAGAACGCTGGCAAAGGTGCAGCGCTTTGACGGCGACCGGGATGCTGTGCGCCGCCAGGCCACGGAATACGCCCTGCAAAGCCTGTGGGATGATTTTCTAAAAAATAAACTTGATACTGTATGA
- a CDS encoding metal ABC transporter ATP-binding protein gives MIELKNLELGYYGNVVVSAISGHFQRGSMTAVIGANGCGKSTLLKTLAGLLPPISGSVNFQDNMRPRIAWLPQLGEMDRQFPATVYDVVCMGSWPGRGLFSGLGRKHRERVMEAIERVGLSEHYLRPIDVLSGGQFQRMLFARLLVQDAPLVLLDEPFTGVDAQTSEFLMELMCQMHRDGKTLISVLHNNELVRRHFPEVLLLTSEGYQWGNADEALAQYASFRPRLVQTA, from the coding sequence ATGATCGAATTGAAGAATCTTGAACTGGGCTACTACGGCAACGTGGTGGTCTCGGCCATCAGCGGCCATTTTCAGCGCGGAAGTATGACGGCGGTGATCGGCGCTAACGGCTGCGGTAAGTCCACGCTCTTAAAGACGCTGGCCGGGCTACTGCCTCCGATTTCCGGCAGCGTTAACTTTCAGGACAATATGCGCCCGCGTATTGCCTGGCTGCCGCAGTTAGGAGAGATGGACAGGCAGTTTCCCGCCACGGTTTATGACGTGGTTTGCATGGGAAGCTGGCCGGGACGAGGGCTATTTTCTGGCCTGGGCCGCAAACACCGTGAACGCGTGATGGAGGCCATTGAGCGCGTTGGCTTAAGTGAGCACTACCTGCGTCCGATTGATGTGCTCTCCGGGGGGCAGTTTCAGCGTATGCTTTTTGCCCGCCTGCTGGTGCAGGACGCGCCTCTGGTGCTGCTCGATGAGCCGTTTACCGGCGTCGACGCGCAGACCAGTGAATTTTTAATGGAACTGATGTGCCAGATGCATCGGGATGGAAAGACCCTCATCAGCGTGCTGCATAACAATGAGCTGGTGCGCCGTCACTTTCCTGAAGTGCTGCTGCTCACCTCGGAGGGTTACCAGTGGGGTAACGCCGATGAGGCCTTAGCGCAATACGCCTCCTTTCGCCCACGCCTGGTACAAACAGCATGA